The window ttaaaaaattgaaaagtcttaaaaatatatattttgtaaattctttttttttttttttgtttttacaaaaaaaattccagtttttacgaaatatatgctttaaaaaaactgaattttaaaacgggtaGGGTGGTGGatttttaaaacggatcgggtaaaaaaagaAATGGGTCATTTTCATCTAgtgctgacacgtggcactccatccaaaataagagtatatttgttccaaagtatgacgggaagggtatatataTCATAATAGTATAATGAGAgatatttttagaccattttcgaaattATTTGTTCTTTACCGTAATAAGAATATTGAATTTTTTCCTGCAAAGAAGACGATCCATGGGATATTTTTGAGGAATTCCTCACAAAATACAACTGCTAAGACAATTTCATTCTATAACAAAAAAAGTGTAAACAAACATATCCAAAATGATTGGGCTAAAGTTCATCTCTGTGGCAAACCCTCGGAAAATACTTGCATCTTCATCTCGACCCACTGACCCTTCACCCTCTCTTCcatctccttctccttcttctaATAACTTAAACCCTCCACTCCTCAAATCCCAACCAAGACTGGAGCTGCAGAAGAAAAAGAAGCAGAATCAAAGGCAACTTTCAGTTGCAGAGATTGAAAGAGCCATTGGTGCTGGCATTTTCCGAGACAGAGATACCAGCAGGCAAATACCCTTTACTTTTTTCAACATACTACTATCTTGGTGTTGCTATTTTGCTGAATCTTTCAAAATTATTGTCTAGCTAAGCTAATCTAAGAAAAGATTCATTGCTCTGATTTGTTAAGGGAAGCAAAGGAGAGCAAGACCTTGTTTGATTCAATTTTGTCAAATTCTGAAGGAGATGTGGAAAAGAAGCTAAGGGAAACTGGTGAATGGCTTATTGATAAAACTGAAGACACATCTGCCTCTGCTGGTAGTAAATTCCTTTTatatttacttcttttattaaATACTTAACAATCTTGAATTTTTGTTTGTTGTCACAGGAAAGAAGATTTTAGTTGTTGTGTTTAAATGGATTCTACCCTTGTGGATACTTGCATTTCTTGTGGCTTCTGGGATGGTCAATCTACCATTTAGCACCCCATTTCTTGATGACTTACTTCTGTAAAGCAGTTTAAACTCATAGAGACTTTTTGTTACTTTCTCTTTTATAAAATATCTGTACTACTTCTTCCTTATTAAAGAGGAAATCTGGACAATAAACTACTTAAAAGctgaaaaataaattcaaaagaTCAATGTGTTGAAGCCAATGttgaaaaaaataagagaagGGGTTGAGAGCTAGCTGACTTGGTGGGCTCATTTTTTTCCGCAGTTTAGGTGGGGGGTTCAGAACTCATTAGTAGCGTTGTATCCCCTCTTACCCTCCCCCCAAACCCTTTTCCTCCTCCTGATGTTaaaaaaaatcaatagaaacaTGGTTTGTAGATATCTAAAGAATATGATCTAAGCTTGGACGTAGTTATCGCGATCTATATAGTTTAGTGATAGTAGTTTCTTCTACCTCTGGCAGAATTTTCAATTCTGGCGCGTTTGAAGAGAATGTGTTGAGAACTATGATTCTGTATATATCCTCTTTGCACCATTTTGTGTGTTTCTCACAAATTACATGAAAACATTATGTTTAAATGTCGTATTTAAATGAGAATGGCTTGTACTCATGCATTAGAGACAGGGATTAAAAATAAAATGCTAAAATGTCACAAGCTTTGTCATTACAATGATATCTTTCTTTGTATTAATGAGATTGATGTAACGACCGACCGATccttttgagc is drawn from Nicotiana tomentosiformis chromosome 12, ASM39032v3, whole genome shotgun sequence and contains these coding sequences:
- the LOC104118838 gene encoding probable NAD(P)H dehydrogenase subunit CRR3, chloroplastic isoform X1, with protein sequence MIGLKFISVANPRKILASSSRPTDPSPSLPSPSPSSNNLNPPLLKSQPRLELQKKKKQNQRQLSVAEIERAIGAGIFRDRDTSREAKESKTLFDSILSNSEGDVEKKLRETGEWLIDKTEDTSASAGKKILVVVFKWILPLWILAFLVASGMVNLPFSTPFLDDLLL
- the LOC104118838 gene encoding probable NAD(P)H dehydrogenase subunit CRR3, chloroplastic isoform X2, coding for MIGLKFISVANPRKILASSSRPTDPSPSLPSPSPSSNNLNPPLLKSQPRLELQKKKKQNQRQLSVAEIERAIGAGIFRDRDTSREAKESKTLFDSILSNSEGDVEKKLRETGEWLIDKTEDTSASADFL